One window of Gemmatimonadota bacterium genomic DNA carries:
- a CDS encoding sugar phosphate isomerase/epimerase, whose translation MKRRTFFSLLAAAGLGTGRTGQGKSLQFGRGEASPRPAKARSSSVSAAPVLERIGVQLYTLRTRLRQDFQGTLARVAEIGYREVEFAGYFGHTPQQVRTALDRLGLAAPSAHLPLELLRGEFERTLEAAHVMGHRYLIVAWLPEAERRDLDGYRRLAAWFNRAGERAREA comes from the coding sequence ATGAAACGTCGCACTTTTTTTAGCCTGCTGGCCGCGGCGGGCCTGGGCACAGGCCGCACCGGGCAAGGGAAGAGCCTGCAGTTCGGGCGCGGCGAGGCCTCGCCCCGCCCGGCGAAGGCGCGCTCGTCCAGCGTATCCGCCGCGCCCGTGCTCGAGCGCATCGGCGTGCAGCTCTATACGCTTCGCACCAGGCTGCGCCAGGACTTCCAGGGCACGCTGGCGCGCGTGGCCGAGATCGGCTACCGCGAGGTCGAGTTCGCCGGCTACTTCGGCCACACGCCGCAGCAGGTCAGGACGGCGCTGGACCGGCTCGGCCTAGCCGCCCCCTCGGCGCACCTGCCGCTCGAGTTGCTGCGCGGAGAGTTCGAGCGCACGCTAGAGGCCGCCCACGTCATGGGGCACCGCTACCTGATCGTCGCCTGGCTGCCCGAAGCGGAGCGCCGCGACCTGGACGGCTACCGCCGGCTGGCCGCCTGGTTCAACCGCGCCGGCGAGCGCGCGCGTGAGGC